One Solibacillus sp. R5-41 DNA segment encodes these proteins:
- a CDS encoding GNAT family N-acetyltransferase — MYSDKELTIRPIVEEDLFRLWELIYKDEKPEWKKWDAPYFPHHSKSYEDFLLSKDEWIGDESYWVIEVSGIVRGIVSYYWEHEPSKWLEMGIILHEAGSWGKGIGTRALNLWIIHLFSTIPLVRVGFTTWSGNERMIRVGEKLGMQIEARIRKVRYHEGFYYDSIRMGILREEWENNALHMEYIER; from the coding sequence ATGTATTCAGACAAAGAATTGACGATTCGACCAATAGTAGAAGAAGATTTATTTCGCTTATGGGAGCTCATTTATAAAGATGAAAAACCAGAATGGAAAAAATGGGATGCCCCATATTTTCCCCATCACTCCAAATCATATGAAGATTTTCTGTTATCAAAAGATGAATGGATTGGTGATGAAAGCTATTGGGTGATTGAAGTGAGTGGAATTGTCCGAGGTATTGTTTCTTATTATTGGGAGCATGAGCCGTCTAAATGGCTTGAAATGGGAATAATATTACATGAAGCAGGCTCATGGGGAAAAGGCATTGGTACACGTGCATTAAATTTATGGATAATTCATCTATTTTCAACTATACCTTTAGTTCGTGTTGGCTTTACAACTTGGTCTGGGAACGAAAGAATGATTCGTGTTGGTGAAAAACTAGGTATGCAAATCGAAGCACGTATTCGTAAAGTTCGCTATCACGAAGGTTTTTATTACGATTCAATTCGTATGGGTATTTTAAGAGAAGAATGGGAAAATAATGCATTGCATATGGAATACATTGAAAGATAA
- a CDS encoding anti-sigma-V factor rsiV has protein sequence MDDKLKQMKKENDNIPIPEELDFVVRHAIKQGMKNNKNHKKLPKKITGGVAAAALIFVLGVNTSESFAASVKDVPVIGSLAKVVSFHEFKEDKETYKADIKVPAIQGLENTEFEASLNKKYMVEAQAQYEAFKEAMKYVESMGGGHIGVEGGYEVKTDNDQILSIERYEVSTSNGYSARQFDTIDKKNELLITLPSLFKDDNYIYNISNNIREQMIANYKKDSSNYYWVAGIVEKPEEVSFVNVDRNQSFYINNEGKLVICFDKYEVAPGAMGALEFIIPTEVIKDDLESNTYIK, from the coding sequence ATGGATGATAAATTAAAACAAATGAAAAAAGAAAATGACAATATTCCTATTCCAGAAGAATTAGATTTTGTTGTTAGGCATGCAATAAAACAAGGAATGAAGAACAATAAAAATCATAAAAAATTGCCTAAAAAAATTACTGGAGGAGTAGCGGCAGCAGCACTAATTTTTGTATTAGGTGTGAACACGAGTGAATCCTTTGCGGCTTCAGTAAAAGACGTGCCTGTCATTGGTAGTCTAGCAAAAGTTGTTTCCTTCCACGAATTTAAAGAAGATAAAGAAACATATAAAGCAGATATCAAAGTACCGGCTATACAAGGATTGGAGAACACTGAATTTGAAGCAAGCTTGAATAAAAAATATATGGTTGAAGCCCAAGCACAATATGAAGCCTTCAAGGAAGCTATGAAATATGTTGAGAGCATGGGCGGAGGGCATATTGGAGTCGAAGGGGGTTATGAAGTGAAGACCGACAACGATCAAATCCTTTCTATCGAGCGTTATGAAGTCAGCACATCAAATGGTTACTCCGCAAGACAATTCGATACGATAGATAAGAAGAACGAACTTTTAATTACATTACCAAGTCTTTTCAAAGATGATAACTACATTTATAACATCAGCAACAATATCCGTGAGCAAATGATCGCAAATTATAAGAAAGATAGCAGTAATTACTACTGGGTAGCGGGGATTGTTGAAAAGCCTGAAGAGGTATCTTTTGTAAATGTCGATAGAAATCAAAGTTTCTACATCAATAACGAGGGTAAGTTAGTCATTTGCTTTGACAAATACGAAGTAGCACCAGGGGCAATGGGCGCTTTGGAGTTCATAATTCCTACTGAGGTCATTAAAGATGATCTTGAAAGCAATACGTATATCAAATAG
- a CDS encoding sigma-70 family RNA polymerase sigma factor, which translates to MNKTDLGTNIADFVMQNQEKYYRLAYQYVQNREDALDVVHDAINKAFSNKNSLKNPEYIRTWFYRIVVNTALDLLRKQKKLMVIDDEILSNLDTGMMDNYENVDLNTAINALPEQYRSVIILRYIEDFKLGEIAEILNENVSTVKTRLYKALQILRIDMIEENY; encoded by the coding sequence ATGAACAAAACAGATTTAGGGACAAACATCGCAGATTTTGTGATGCAGAATCAAGAAAAGTACTACAGACTGGCTTACCAATATGTACAAAATCGGGAAGATGCACTTGATGTGGTGCATGATGCCATTAATAAAGCGTTCTCTAATAAGAATTCATTAAAAAATCCTGAGTATATCAGAACATGGTTCTATCGAATTGTCGTGAATACGGCCCTTGACCTGCTTCGGAAACAGAAAAAACTAATGGTTATAGATGACGAGATACTATCTAACTTAGATACAGGAATGATGGATAATTATGAAAATGTTGATTTAAATACAGCAATCAATGCGCTACCCGAGCAGTACCGTAGCGTGATTATACTCCGATACATCGAAGACTTCAAACTAGGTGAAATTGCTGAGATCTTAAACGAAAATGTCAGTACTGTTAAAACAAGGTTGTACAAAGCGTTACAAATATTACGCATCGATATGATTGAGGAGAATTATTAA
- a CDS encoding DUF3923 family protein, producing MIKKIWWTLTAFWIVVFGGLATFIYTREVDAAGVVQTPELKWFSLVLLGGLFIFIAICHLIFLFIINKRASV from the coding sequence ATGATTAAAAAAATATGGTGGACGCTTACTGCTTTTTGGATTGTCGTATTTGGCGGTTTAGCTACATTTATTTATACTAGAGAAGTAGATGCTGCTGGTGTAGTTCAAACACCTGAATTAAAATGGTTTTCTCTAGTATTGTTAGGTGGTTTATTTATTTTCATTGCTATATGCCATCTTATATTTTTATTTATTATTAATAAAAGAGCATCTGTATAA
- a CDS encoding NUDIX domain-containing protein: MAIRNSAKAVIVKDGNLLVIKIQENSGTYYILPGGGQEHGENLHQALERECKEELGAEVEIGELIFVREYIGKNHELASYHSHAHQTEFMFLCNVKLDTFHIGNSPDKGQIGTEWLPIKELLEYNLFPKALRPHLISYFDSGKSTTYVGDIN, encoded by the coding sequence ATGGCAATAAGAAATTCAGCAAAAGCAGTTATAGTTAAAGACGGGAATTTATTAGTCATAAAAATACAAGAAAATAGTGGAACATATTATATTTTACCGGGTGGTGGTCAAGAACATGGTGAAAATCTTCACCAAGCTTTAGAAAGGGAGTGCAAAGAAGAGTTAGGTGCGGAGGTTGAAATTGGAGAATTGATCTTTGTACGAGAATACATTGGAAAAAACCATGAGTTAGCTTCCTATCATTCTCATGCACATCAAACTGAATTTATGTTTTTGTGTAATGTTAAGCTAGATACATTTCATATTGGAAACAGTCCTGACAAGGGGCAAATAGGTACAGAGTGGTTACCAATTAAGGAGTTGTTAGAATATAACTTATTTCCAAAAGCATTAAGGCCTCATTTAATTTCTTATTTTGACAGTGGAAAATCTACAACTTATGTAGGTGATATTAATTAA
- a CDS encoding YjcQ family protein: MDKEKLMYSILFEINNGRIPNHIDYNLELFMWAEILDTMEYYGYVKGITISYFEDDEWYDETVHSVVLNSAHLTNVGLEFLEKNIVWIKTYSGIANVNEWLEI; the protein is encoded by the coding sequence GTGGATAAGGAAAAATTGATGTACAGTATACTGTTTGAAATAAATAATGGGAGAATCCCTAATCATATAGATTATAATTTAGAATTGTTTATGTGGGCTGAAATTTTAGACACCATGGAATATTATGGGTATGTGAAGGGTATCACCATTTCTTACTTTGAGGATGATGAGTGGTATGATGAAACTGTTCACTCGGTTGTACTTAACTCAGCACATCTTACTAATGTAGGATTAGAATTCTTAGAAAAAAACATCGTCTGGATTAAAACATATAGTGGCATTGCTAATGTGAATGAATGGTTAGAAATTTAA
- a CDS encoding HAMP domain-containing sensor histidine kinase: MGKINRKNQTLRTKFITSFHLILVKSVVATIITWVLLLFCMYLLYTTNKLNPANYYEQELPAIEKYIDDVGASLLSSNSQKQLESVIPIDGIDFQVIDLSGEVVYGTYQTNSVDSAKELKQNINDGVTKKDGGFVKYYPIKDDQGKVQGAIALKYGLSLITSNPHNGWMIIFFGLMILFVVTPFMCFYLFSYFAGKLLSQQFERPFNEIIESTKKIKEQDLDFTLPTISYSIELEQLTQAFEEMRSALKDSLDRQLQLEQERKDMMAAISHDLRNPLTIIQGHAEGLLESGKRQKERLVPYLQTIIRNTNYASHLISDLNEIALVEKPTFILNTKQTNIYQFVQMKSQEYQRLCAEKCIAFNHRMIDEDDKSIRMIDPDRISQVLDNIITNSIRYTPKNGEIEWIIAVETDGSLSFDILDNGPGFSIERKQNVFDKYYQEKNKDSEENGLSGLGLYIAKAIVKKHGGDITVNNREIGGAHVKVTICEL, encoded by the coding sequence ATGGGAAAAATAAATAGAAAAAATCAGACATTAAGAACCAAATTTATTACTTCTTTCCACCTTATTTTAGTCAAGAGTGTTGTAGCAACTATAATAACCTGGGTATTGTTACTCTTTTGTATGTATCTGCTGTATACAACGAATAAGCTAAATCCCGCTAATTATTATGAACAGGAACTACCTGCTATTGAAAAATATATAGATGATGTTGGGGCGTCTTTGCTTTCAAGTAATAGTCAAAAGCAATTAGAGTCAGTAATTCCTATAGATGGGATTGATTTTCAAGTCATTGATTTAAGCGGCGAGGTTGTTTACGGTACTTATCAGACAAATTCTGTTGACAGTGCTAAGGAGTTAAAGCAAAACATAAATGATGGTGTAACGAAAAAAGATGGTGGATTCGTAAAGTATTACCCAATTAAGGACGACCAAGGAAAGGTTCAAGGGGCTATTGCTTTAAAGTATGGACTTAGCCTAATCACATCAAACCCTCATAATGGATGGATGATTATCTTCTTTGGTTTAATGATTCTGTTTGTTGTAACACCATTTATGTGTTTCTATCTTTTTTCTTACTTTGCTGGAAAACTGTTAAGTCAACAGTTTGAACGACCATTTAACGAAATTATTGAAAGTACAAAAAAAATAAAAGAACAGGACTTAGACTTCACCTTGCCGACGATTAGTTATTCTATTGAATTGGAGCAACTAACTCAAGCGTTTGAAGAAATGAGATCGGCATTGAAAGACTCTCTGGATCGCCAACTTCAACTAGAGCAAGAACGAAAAGATATGATGGCAGCCATTTCACACGATTTGAGAAATCCATTAACTATTATTCAAGGTCATGCTGAAGGGTTATTAGAAAGTGGAAAAAGACAAAAAGAACGATTAGTGCCGTATTTACAAACGATTATTAGAAATACAAATTATGCAAGTCATTTAATAAGTGATTTGAATGAGATTGCACTTGTAGAGAAACCCACCTTCATCCTTAATACTAAACAAACAAATATCTATCAATTTGTGCAAATGAAAAGCCAAGAATATCAAAGGTTATGTGCGGAGAAATGTATCGCTTTTAATCATCGAATGATTGACGAAGATGACAAAAGTATACGAATGATTGATCCAGATCGAATTTCTCAGGTGCTTGATAATATTATTACGAATAGTATTCGTTATACACCTAAAAATGGTGAAATTGAATGGATTATAGCCGTAGAGACAGATGGAAGTCTTTCATTTGATATCCTTGATAACGGTCCGGGTTTTTCAATTGAAAGGAAACAAAATGTATTCGATAAATATTATCAGGAAAAAAATAAAGATTCGGAAGAAAATGGACTCTCAGGTTTAGGCCTATATATTGCTAAGGCGATTGTAAAGAAGCATGGAGGAGATATTACTGTCAATAACCGAGAAATTGGTGGGGCGCATGTGAAAGTAACGATCTGTGAGTTATAA
- a CDS encoding response regulator transcription factor yields MKEKILIIDDEVEILTFLQDALEDEGYQVLKAANGIDALGQLKHRPDLLILDVMMPGMNGFELCEQIRKSVNMPILFLSAKQTENDLVQGLLVGGDDYLIKPFSLRELKMRIYAHLRREERKSNSQLHCLFFGKIIIDLASYQMFYDSQEVLLTTREFEIIQYLAVNCGQVLTREQIYEKVWGLEASGDSITINEHIKNIRAKLQKVGEQVPSITTVWGRGYRWEK; encoded by the coding sequence ATGAAAGAGAAGATTTTAATTATTGACGATGAAGTAGAGATACTTACTTTCTTGCAAGATGCTTTAGAAGATGAAGGTTATCAAGTCTTGAAAGCTGCAAATGGTATAGATGCATTAGGCCAATTAAAGCATAGGCCTGACTTGTTGATTCTTGATGTAATGATGCCAGGAATGAACGGGTTTGAGTTATGTGAGCAAATTAGAAAAAGTGTGAATATGCCTATTTTATTTTTAAGTGCAAAGCAAACAGAAAATGATCTCGTCCAAGGTTTGCTTGTTGGTGGCGATGATTATTTAATAAAGCCATTTAGTTTAAGAGAATTAAAAATGCGAATTTATGCCCATTTACGTAGGGAAGAAAGAAAAAGTAATAGTCAGTTGCATTGTTTATTTTTTGGGAAGATAATCATTGATTTAGCAAGCTATCAAATGTTCTACGATTCTCAAGAGGTTTTATTGACTACGAGAGAGTTTGAAATTATTCAATATCTTGCGGTAAATTGTGGACAAGTACTTACTCGAGAGCAAATTTATGAGAAAGTGTGGGGCTTAGAGGCGTCAGGTGATTCGATTACCATAAATGAGCACATCAAAAACATTAGAGCAAAGCTGCAAAAGGTTGGTGAACAAGTACCTAGTATCACAACGGTATGGGGAAGAGGTTATCGATGGGAAAAATAA
- a CDS encoding DUF418 domain-containing protein: MKQKLSPISSKDRLETIDMLRGFALFGIIIANIVWFLYPVYLQQDPSFTNEWTSFWNQSDYTAKSILSMFVDGKFVMLFSMLFGFGMVIMQERAAANELHFWGIYSRRLIALFIFGCIHAYFIWFGDILTDYAILGLLLLFMHKLKPKTMLIISVTLYSLLFILFTVGTLLSDPAAMTMEISEEDRQLIQATIEVHQNGSIKDLFEANLFERTYYTMRNGLYALYSGMPLGYLFTNLPFLLMFLFGSAIAKKKWIHHFQQYRKGFFITWLITLIIGGTLNWILPFLLENESAVQTIQYVSSPLVTIFFAISLLFIYHTVKGKKILQWFTFPGRMAFTNYISQSIICTFLFGPFVFGVYGKLHLTTGIMIAIAIYAFQMLFSKWWLSKFRYGPLEYIWRTITYWGIKR, translated from the coding sequence ATGAAACAAAAGCTTTCACCTATTTCAAGTAAAGATCGCCTAGAAACAATCGATATGTTACGAGGTTTTGCGCTTTTCGGCATCATTATAGCAAATATTGTTTGGTTTCTTTATCCTGTTTACTTGCAGCAAGATCCCTCTTTTACAAATGAATGGACGTCCTTTTGGAATCAGTCTGATTACACAGCCAAATCCATTCTCTCTATGTTTGTTGACGGAAAGTTTGTGATGCTCTTTTCCATGCTGTTCGGTTTTGGAATGGTCATTATGCAGGAAAGAGCAGCTGCTAATGAGTTACACTTTTGGGGAATCTATTCTCGACGACTTATCGCTTTATTTATTTTCGGTTGTATACATGCGTATTTCATCTGGTTTGGGGATATTTTAACAGACTATGCAATCCTAGGTTTATTACTCCTATTTATGCATAAGTTAAAACCTAAAACTATGCTAATCATTAGCGTAACCTTATATAGCTTACTATTCATTCTTTTTACGGTAGGAACACTGTTATCCGATCCCGCCGCTATGACGATGGAAATATCAGAAGAAGACCGCCAGCTTATTCAAGCAACAATAGAAGTCCATCAAAATGGAAGCATTAAAGACCTATTTGAAGCAAATCTATTTGAAAGAACTTATTATACAATGAGAAATGGGTTATACGCCCTTTATTCAGGGATGCCACTCGGCTATTTGTTTACTAACCTTCCTTTTCTACTAATGTTCTTATTCGGATCTGCTATCGCGAAGAAAAAGTGGATACATCATTTTCAACAGTATCGAAAAGGCTTTTTCATTACTTGGCTCATTACATTAATAATTGGTGGCACCTTGAACTGGATCTTACCTTTCCTTTTAGAAAATGAATCTGCTGTTCAAACGATTCAATATGTAAGCTCACCACTTGTAACAATCTTTTTTGCGATTAGTCTTCTTTTCATTTATCACACGGTAAAAGGTAAGAAAATATTACAGTGGTTTACTTTCCCAGGAAGAATGGCATTCACTAACTACATTAGCCAATCCATCATATGTACTTTCTTATTCGGTCCTTTTGTATTTGGCGTATATGGCAAGCTACACTTAACAACAGGAATTATGATTGCAATTGCAATCTACGCTTTCCAGATGCTCTTTAGTAAATGGTGGTTGTCCAAATTCCGCTATGGTCCGTTGGAGTATATTTGGAGAACGATTACTTATTGGGGTATTAAAAGGTAA
- a CDS encoding IS110 family transposase, giving the protein MHSKWNNKINQVTENTLVVGMDIAKRIHYACFVDERGRVIEKAFAVHQSKEGFENLYEKIRQMMKEAKKTEVIIGIEPTGHYWMNLAYFLDQYGIPLVMVNPMHVKRSKELDDNLPTKNDKKDALVIARLLKDGRFSYPRILKEVEAELRIGSTLRLKLTEDLASIKNRIIRWLDRYFPEFTQVFPTFGKMALTALERTPMPQDIQGKTAEELVFFYRQVGGMRAPQLPKAKLLIEKASNSIGLTEGQKMAKHEIATLLRQFRLLETEIEAVNDQLTELAKTTMEYDLLASVPGLGDATIVDLLSEVGSFSLYENPRQLIKLAGLTLRENSSGQHKGQKHISKRGRKRLRHILFKVIVPLIRHNLAFKQLHEYYTTRNQNPLRGKQSMVVLCGKLLKILHGICKKKVYFNEQLMMKDLYSLGEAA; this is encoded by the coding sequence ATGCATTCTAAATGGAATAACAAAATTAATCAAGTTACTGAAAATACACTGGTTGTCGGCATGGATATTGCTAAGCGTATTCATTACGCATGTTTTGTCGATGAACGCGGGCGAGTAATAGAAAAAGCTTTTGCGGTACATCAATCGAAAGAAGGCTTCGAAAATTTGTATGAAAAGATTCGTCAAATGATGAAGGAAGCTAAGAAAACTGAAGTAATAATAGGGATTGAGCCTACAGGCCACTACTGGATGAACTTAGCCTATTTCTTAGATCAATACGGAATCCCACTTGTCATGGTGAATCCAATGCACGTCAAACGTTCGAAAGAACTTGATGATAATTTGCCGACTAAGAATGATAAAAAAGATGCATTAGTCATCGCACGGTTATTGAAAGATGGACGCTTTAGCTATCCACGAATATTAAAAGAAGTAGAAGCTGAACTACGGATTGGTTCTACTCTTAGATTAAAGTTAACGGAAGATCTAGCAAGTATTAAAAATCGAATCATTCGTTGGCTCGATCGATATTTTCCTGAATTCACTCAAGTCTTTCCTACTTTCGGAAAAATGGCACTTACTGCATTAGAAAGAACACCAATGCCACAGGACATTCAAGGGAAAACCGCGGAAGAACTTGTATTTTTCTACCGTCAGGTAGGGGGTATGAGAGCTCCACAACTACCAAAAGCTAAGCTACTCATTGAAAAGGCTTCAAACTCTATAGGACTGACAGAAGGACAAAAGATGGCCAAACATGAAATCGCCACACTCCTACGTCAGTTTCGCTTATTAGAAACTGAAATCGAAGCAGTGAATGACCAATTAACTGAATTGGCAAAGACAACGATGGAATATGACCTACTCGCGTCAGTACCAGGTTTAGGAGATGCGACAATTGTTGATCTACTTTCCGAAGTAGGGAGTTTTTCACTTTACGAAAATCCACGCCAACTCATTAAACTAGCGGGACTAACATTACGTGAAAACTCTTCTGGTCAACATAAGGGTCAAAAACATATATCAAAACGTGGACGTAAGAGACTTAGACATATCCTTTTCAAAGTGATTGTTCCTTTGATTCGGCATAACCTAGCATTCAAACAACTTCACGAATACTACACCACAAGGAATCAGAATCCCTTACGGGGTAAGCAATCGATGGTAGTTCTCTGTGGTAAATTACTGAAAATATTACATGGTATTTGTAAAAAGAAAGTGTATTTTAACGAGCAACTTATGATGAAAGATCTCTACTCTCTCGGAGAGGCAGCGTAA
- a CDS encoding topoisomerase, with translation MKKTIILGIVFSSILLVGCNGEEVIDITENGENDAILSPERIFLSELHNEIIISITEQTELDSEEISISAGGNFKELSVSVSFPKDVKVDDTMIQQIVKDSIKKVSETENVKINEGDITIKIRKYYRKSS, from the coding sequence TTGAAAAAAACTATAATTTTAGGAATTGTATTTAGTTCGATTTTGTTAGTTGGGTGTAATGGAGAGGAAGTAATAGATATTACGGAAAACGGGGAAAATGATGCAATTTTATCACCCGAAAGAATTTTTTTATCAGAATTACACAATGAAATAATAATATCTATTACAGAACAAACGGAGCTTGATAGTGAGGAAATATCGATATCCGCAGGTGGAAATTTTAAAGAGTTGTCTGTATCAGTAAGTTTCCCGAAGGATGTAAAAGTTGATGATACGATGATTCAACAAATTGTTAAAGATTCTATAAAGAAAGTTTCTGAAACAGAAAACGTAAAAATTAATGAAGGAGACATAACAATAAAAATTAGAAAATACTATCGCAAAAGTTCTTAA
- a CDS encoding HAD-IIIA family hydrolase: MKRAVFLDRDGVINEVLTDRVKFVNEPNQFYFLPGVEEAIKSLNEYFDYVFVVTNQGGIGLGYMKEKQLNKIHDYMVAELEKKGATIHEVAYCPHKPKAGCECRKPNSKMILDLGEKYKIDLEKSYMVGDTDTDIQAGKKAGTRTVFIGESDPLADAVCPNLKEAAQWIIRDIKNDKK, encoded by the coding sequence TTGAAAAGGGCAGTTTTTTTAGATCGAGATGGAGTAATAAATGAAGTGCTAACTGATCGAGTGAAATTTGTAAACGAACCGAATCAATTTTATTTTTTACCTGGTGTAGAAGAAGCAATTAAAAGTTTAAATGAGTATTTTGATTATGTGTTTGTCGTAACAAATCAAGGTGGAATTGGATTAGGTTATATGAAGGAAAAGCAGTTAAATAAAATTCATGACTATATGGTGGCTGAACTGGAGAAAAAAGGAGCAACGATTCATGAGGTTGCCTATTGTCCGCATAAACCAAAGGCTGGGTGTGAATGTAGAAAACCAAATAGCAAAATGATTTTAGATTTAGGAGAAAAATACAAAATTGATCTTGAAAAATCATATATGGTTGGAGATACTGATACTGATATTCAGGCAGGTAAAAAAGCAGGTACAAGAACCGTTTTTATTGGTGAGAGTGATCCATTAGCAGATGCAGTGTGTCCAAATTTAAAAGAGGCAGCACAATGGATTATTCGTGATATTAAAAATGATAAGAAATAA
- a CDS encoding terpene synthase has product MSEDTRGPFTEEDKKLEPLYFLDDEDINVIVNVFRIYLLSDEPLEKEDSIMLRQFFGELVDISSVTNYITQEFIQKDLYEHVEDSWDVKTYQRMLDIVGSKYKIQTIDEKNWLNLSQESLGTQKNDLPQSGAILEEELCLFQQ; this is encoded by the coding sequence ATGAGTGAAGATACTAGAGGACCCTTTACAGAAGAAGATAAAAAGTTAGAGCCACTTTATTTTTTAGATGACGAAGATATAAATGTAATTGTTAATGTATTTAGAATATATCTCCTATCAGATGAACCTTTAGAAAAAGAGGATTCGATTATGTTAAGACAGTTTTTTGGAGAATTAGTTGACATTAGTTCTGTTACAAACTATATTACTCAAGAATTTATACAAAAAGACTTATATGAACATGTGGAAGATTCTTGGGATGTTAAAACTTATCAAAGAATGTTAGATATAGTTGGGTCAAAGTATAAAATCCAAACAATTGATGAAAAAAATTGGTTAAATTTATCTCAAGAAAGTTTGGGGACACAGAAAAACGATCTTCCACAATCGGGCGCAATTCTTGAAGAGGAATTGTGCCTTTTTCAGCAATAG
- the lepB gene encoding signal peptidase I encodes MDNSKKKELLDWIKSTVVACVFTIAIITFIISPVVVDGASMMPTYEDGDIVLVNKIGKKISGIDRFDVIVFEAPIGEIYIKRVIGLPGDHIAYENDTLYINDEALEESYLDLYKKQLLDTGTLTQDFTLQSLTDYSTIPEGYLFVLGDNRRNSVDSRYPSVGLVPMEKVLGKTNIKIYPLDSIGIVK; translated from the coding sequence TTGGATAACTCTAAGAAAAAGGAATTACTAGACTGGATTAAGTCTACTGTGGTAGCATGTGTTTTTACTATTGCTATAATAACGTTTATTATTTCACCAGTTGTAGTAGATGGTGCTTCAATGATGCCAACATATGAAGATGGAGATATAGTTTTAGTAAATAAAATTGGTAAGAAAATTTCTGGTATCGATAGATTTGATGTTATCGTATTCGAAGCTCCTATTGGTGAGATTTATATTAAACGTGTCATAGGATTACCAGGAGACCATATTGCTTATGAGAATGACACGCTTTATATAAACGATGAAGCTTTGGAAGAATCATATTTAGACTTGTATAAAAAACAACTGCTAGACACTGGTACACTAACACAAGATTTCACTTTACAGTCTTTAACAGATTATTCAACGATACCAGAAGGCTATTTATTTGTTTTAGGTGATAACCGTAGAAATAGTGTTGATAGTAGATATCCTAGTGTGGGGTTAGTACCAATGGAAAAGGTTTTAGGAAAAACCAACATTAAAATTTATCCACTTGATAGTATCGGTATTGTTAAATAA
- a CDS encoding CPBP family intramembrane glutamic endopeptidase has translation MDLKINKNYIWGYFITFFALWCIRELWLVQYLDLMNSVPRAILSAVIKVVIWIIPVLILVKVMEKAVPLSYLGLRYNFRKGLKWAGWVSLVFISYFIILNFTVLHNNIDFRIGFNELLNTVLLVGITEEIVFRGFLLKKLMNSFKFWIANAITSLLFVSIHFPIWFYKGLFEFPYILTTSLTAFILSVIFGYVYKKSGSLWSVIVIHSLYNLLVSLFY, from the coding sequence ATGGATTTAAAAATAAATAAGAATTATATTTGGGGATATTTCATAACATTTTTTGCCCTATGGTGTATCAGAGAGTTATGGTTAGTTCAATATTTAGATTTGATGAATTCTGTTCCAAGAGCTATATTATCAGCCGTTATTAAAGTGGTTATTTGGATAATTCCAGTTTTAATATTAGTTAAAGTTATGGAAAAAGCGGTTCCACTTTCCTATTTAGGGTTACGTTATAACTTTAGAAAGGGTTTAAAATGGGCAGGTTGGGTATCCTTAGTTTTCATATCTTATTTCATAATATTAAATTTCACAGTTTTACATAATAATATTGATTTTCGAATAGGGTTTAACGAATTGCTAAATACTGTACTATTAGTCGGGATTACTGAAGAAATTGTCTTTAGAGGTTTTTTATTAAAAAAACTGATGAATTCTTTTAAATTTTGGATAGCTAATGCGATTACATCTTTACTTTTTGTATCCATTCATTTTCCTATTTGGTTTTATAAAGGGCTTTTCGAATTTCCTTATATTTTAACTACTTCATTAACAGCTTTTATATTGAGCGTTATATTCGGTTATGTGTATAAGAAAAGCGGTTCTCTTTGGTCGGTAATCGTTATCCACTCTTTATATAACTTGTTAGTATCACTCTTCTACTGA